From the genome of Xylocopilactobacillus apis:
AAATTCCAAATATCAACATTAAGAGTTCTGGTCAATCCGATCCATACAAAAACTAAATTAATTAATATCGTGATTGGAATTGCTAGAACACCTAAAGAACTTGAAAAAGCAAGTGGCCCTCCAACGCCACATCCAACATCCATAATACTTAATGATAAGTGATAACGTGAAACCATTAATTTTATTGCTGGTTGTAAGTTTGTTGCCATCATATTGACAACCATATTCATTCCGATAAATCCTGCACTTAGAGTCAAACCAGAAATAAGTGCTTTAGATGGTTTTAATCCCACAATCAAACCCAAAATCATAATAATGATCGGAATTCCAACCGTTGAGCCCAAATTTAGGAACCAATGTATAGCTTGCATAAACATCTTTTTCTCTCCTTTAATTTAAATCATATTTATTTAAAATCTCGTACGCATCATTAGCATTTGAAACCGCTAATAGTTCTTTGACTGCTTTTTTATTTTGACAAAATGTCATTAAATTACTCAAAAGCTGTGACTGTTCGTGAGGCTTACTCATTGCAATCATGAAAACTAGAATAACTTTGACATCTAAATCTTTGTTTACCATGCTTTTAAAAGAAACTGGCTGTTTCAAAGTTGCCAGTGCGATTTGTGATGTATTCACATACTCCGAATCAGTATGAGGAATAGCAACTCCTACTCCATCCCCAAGGTCTAAAGCCGTAGGAAATTCTTCCTCTCGTGCCAATACATGCTCTAAGTAGCTATCTTTTACAATGTTTTTGCTTTCTAATTCATTTGCTAATTTAGTAATTATTTCTGTACTACTCTGAACATCTACTTCAAGATTGATTATCTTTTTATCAAAAAACATTCCTCTCCACCTTTCTTGATAGCTAAATATTAAACGCTTTCTTCAAATTTAAAAAAATAAAAATTGCACGCTAAGGTGAAAAAATTTGAGACATATTTTTCACCTTAACTGTGCAAATCTTTTTTTGCGTTCAAATCAATTTTTATTTAAAAATGTTTTAAAGGAGTAATTTTTATATGATTAAAATAGCAGCATCGCTACACAGTGGACCCAAAATTAACCTAGAAAAAATATTAAATGAGTTTTCTCATGCAGACATAGATTTTTTACACATTGATGTAATGGACGGACACTTCGTACCAGAAATAGACTTTGGAGAAGGAATAGTTAAAGAAATAAGTAGTTTTTCAGATATTCCTTTGGATATTCATATGATGGTTGAAAATCCAGAGCTATTAATCAATAACTACTCATTACCAACAACAGAAGTAATTGGAATTCACGTTGAAGCAACACCTCACATTCATCGCGCTTTAACGACAATTAAAAGTTTGCATAAAAAGGCCGAAGTTATTATTAATCCTGATACCCCAGTTTCTACAATAATTCCTGTTCTTAATATTGTTGACCAAGTACTAGTTATGTCAGTCGATCCTGGAACTAGTGGCGCAAAATTTATAGACTCTACTCTTGAAAGAGTGAATTTGCTAAATGAATTACGACAAAAAAATAATTATAACTATTTAATAGAGGCTGACGGAAGCATTGATGATCGTAATATTAAAGGATTGATTGATACTGGACTCGACGTAGCTGTTTCGGGTTCATTTATCTTTAAAGATAATGTTGAAAAGCAAATTCTAAAATTAAAAAATATTTAAAAAATGTTTTTCAAAAAACATTATTAACAATGACTATTTGTGACCATGCTCTAGCCAAAAAAAAACGCCCTGCATCCAAAAAGGATCAGAGCGTTTTGCTTTATTCTGACTTTGTTCTAAACATCAGATTTCTAAATTTGCTGCTTACCAACAGAAGAACAACCGTCCAAACAACCGCAAATGCGATATAAATTAGAAAATCTGCTAAATAATTTTGAGCTGGAATATTAAAAGATTTCAACATCAAAAAGGTAACAATTAAATCTACGAAAAACATTGGCCAAAAATATTTTACCATCTTAATTTTCTCCTAGTGCTTTGATAGGCCTTATCATATCGCCTTTTCAACTTCACAGTGGCAATATTTTTTTAACGTTAACTTTTAATAGATTATCGTTCTGGACTGTTTTCATTTAAAGAATTATCAACATAATTCCAGTACTGGCCGCGGGGATCTCCCTTTTTTCTTTCTTTGTTATCAAGAGCCATTATCACCATGTCGAAAACCAAATAAATTCCTATGCAAACTTCTGCGAGAATATTCCATCCGGCCAAAAACTTCAAAAAACAAGCTGCCAACGTAATTACGACTGCAATTACAAATACAGGATCTAAAAAACGGTGGTTAAAAATTCTAATCGCCGTATATTTAGTAGGATATTTTTCAATAATTTTTTGATAAAAATTTCTTCTCATTCAACACTCCATTAAAGGAAATTCCAATATCTATATTCAGGTCCTTCTTTTTGCCTTAAGTTTAAATCTAAGGCCAATGTGACTAAGTACAATAAAAGATAAAATCCACTGATTAGCTTCATTAAATCATTCCAAGCAGATAAATCGGAATTTAAAAAAGACATTATTACTGACAGATCAGCTGTTATCAAAGGAAAAATCAGCCAATAATAAAATTTCATAATTGGCGTATACTTCGTCGGGTGTTTCTCTAGTAAGACCTGAAACTTCATCTTTTTCATTTTAGATCCCTCTTTAATTGAATAAATTATAAATCTGCTTTGTTAAACAATGGATAAAATTACCTTAATTGAACTTTTTAACGCATTAACGTTTATTAATTGCGTTCACGTTTTACGTAAATTCATCATTACAATACAATTAAATCAAATTATTGTCTTAGTTGAATCAGGCTAAAGAATGATTATTGGAATTAAACCTCATTGGTACCTTAATTTATAATCATTTATAATTAGCTTAATTAACAAATTAGGAGATCGGGATGGAAATTCGTGTCTTACAATACTTCTTAGCTGTCGTAGAAGAAAAAAATATCAGTCGTGCTTCACAAAAATTACACGTGTCTCAACCCAATGTCTCACGTCAACTTAGAGAGCTCGAAGAAGAATTAGGAATCACTTTATTTGATCGAGGCGGCCGCCAAATCGAATTAACTGAAAGCGGCGAATACCTTGCAAATCAAGCACGTCAAATTTTATCATTAGTCAACAAGACCGAGGACAATCTTCAAAATCCGGGAGAACTGACAGGAACTCTTACTATCGGAAGCGGTGAATCTCAGACAATAATGTCAATAATAGAAGTTATCAAGTCGATGAGATCTTTATATCCGAGAATTAAAGTCAATTTAGTTAGTAATAACGCTGACGAAGTTCAAAAAAATTTATTAACTGGATTGTTTGATTTTGGGGTTGTAATGGAACCCAATGACAAACAAAAATTTGAATTTATCAGTCTTCCAGGTGATGTTGAATGGGGGCTTTTAGTGCGAAATGATTCTCCTTTAGCTAAAAAAAAGCATCTTAATCCGCCTGATTTTAACAATCTTGAATTAATTATCTCCCAGCAGCGAGGAGTTGAAACTCTGCTAAAAGATTGGTTGGGTACCAGTCAAGCTCATTACAAGATCATTGCCACTTACAATCTATTGTATAATGCTTCACTTTTAGTTGCTGCTGGAATGGGGGCGGCTCTGGCTTTCAATGGAATTATTAATACCAGGGGCAGCAATTTAAAATTTATTCCGCTTAATCCGCGGCAAACCGCCCAAAGTAGCTTAATTTGGAGTCGCAGTACTACTTTATCGAACGTGGGAAAAGTATTTTTAAAACAAGTCAAAGAGTCATTAGGTAAATAATCAAGAATTCTTCTTTTTCTTGAAATAGGGATTCAACATAATGATAACAATAGCTATCACTAAAAGTATTTCGGTCGCCAACAATGAGCTTTTAGTTCCCCACGTAGTAATAAATTTCCCGGCAATCATTGAGCCAAACGTTGTTCCTAAATTAGCGCCCGTAATAAACAAGCCGTTGGCTAAATCGGGACTTTCTTTCAAAGCATCATTCATAATGTACTGGTTTAAATTCTGATCAATTCCCGCAAATGTCCCCATAATTAAAATTAAGATGAAACTTAAAAATAAATTCTGATTTAAAAAATAAATTATTAAATAGGGCACTAACATCACAATCGGCAAATCCACTAATACTTTATGCGGGTTACTTGCTAAAAGGCTCCCGGCAAGTCCGTTTCCTAAAACATTAGCCAAACCATACACTAACAATAGAGCGCTGATTACGACTGCTGACAATAAACTAACTTTTTCTAAAAAGTCAGATAAATAACTGTAAAATCCAAACACGGCTCCATTTAAACAGATAATTGTGACGATTCCAATCAAGGTCTGCGGCTGAATCAACGCCTTCATTTGCGCTTTAAAACTTTGGGTATTTTGATCTTTAATGGAAATCAAATAGACTGCACAAGCGATCAAAATCAAGGTATTAATCGCCGCAAAAGTCAGCATCACTAATCGAAAGCTTCCTAAACTAGCGATTAAATTAGCAAGAGGAACCCCTAAAACCATTCCGGCAGAAACTCCCATAAAGACGCGTGAGACAAAGCGTGAGGATTCTGCATTGTTATCAGCTATTAGGGCTGCCGTAGACATGGCGTATGAAACAAAAACGGGATGTAAAAATGCTGGTAATAATCGGGCTAATAATAACAATTTAAAATCCGTGATAAACGCCGAAGCAAGGCAGCTGACAACGAATAATCCAATTGCCAGCAGCATGATTTTTTTCTTATTAAAGCGGGCTAACAATGCCGGTAAAAAAGGACCGCAAATTGCAATAATTAAGGCAAAGTAGCTAACTAGACCACCAGCCGTAGCAATGCTTACATTATACTGGCGAGAAATAATTGGCAGGATGCCCATAATTCCCATCTCAGTATTTGTTACTCCAAATGTTCCTAAAGCTAATATTAAAACTAATAAATTTTTTCTGTTTTTTGATAATTCCATATAATCTTCCTTATTTTAGTTGCTCAATTCAATTTGAGCTTCAAAAGGTTCTTGGTGACTGCTAACAAAATTAATATATTTACTATCATTGATGTGCCCAATGCGATGTAATTCTTGAAATTTACCTACTCGTCCATGGTAGAAAAACAAACTTTGATTTTTAGAATTATAATCAAGGTCCCCTTTACCCGGATCATCACCTTTCGTGTCATTTAATCTCAATTTAAAAGGCAGCTTTGCATATTTTTCTGGATATCCGGTCGCAAAATTTTTGACATTTAATTTTTGGGGTAAATGTTTAGCGAAATCTTTTGCTGCAGCTGAATTATTTAAATATCCTTTAAAAACTTCAGAACCAGTCCTAATTGTGATGGCTGTTTTTTTAGAAGGCGTTTTTAAAACCGTCTGATTAATCCAACTCGTAATCCGTTTGGAATCGAGGTCACTAGAAGCTAAATTCAAACCTTTTTGTAAATTTACCCCGGGTACCAAGCGACGAATTGTTGCTTCTGTATTTCTAATTGCACTTGCTTCTGCCATCGAACTCGTAGTAAATGGAACAATAACTTTATGACTTAAAGTTTCTTTATTTTGAGCAAGAAACGACTGCATGGGATAAGCCATATCATTACTCCAAATTGGGAACCCGATTATAATCTTTTGATATTGATTTAAATTTTTAGGAACTCTTTTTAACTGATCAAATTGATGCTTATTCTGCTTTTCTTTCACTAATTTATTAACTTGATCATTATCAGTCGTTGGATAAGATTTTTTAGTTTTAATTTCAACTGATTCAATTCCCGGTTGCTTACCGATTGTATTAGCTAAACGGGCAGTATTCTTGGTAAGTGAATAATAAATTAAAAGTGTCTTCTTTGGTTTAGAATGATGCACTCTACTAACATTTGAACTCTCTGGATGTTTATTTGATTGAACTGTACAAGCAGTAATCAATAAACCAACCATTAGAGCAACAATAATTGTCAATCTTTCTTTAGATTTTTCATCTGTCTGTTTTACATCGTTAACCTTTCATCAAAAATGTTTTTTCTTTGAACTCCAATTTTTCTAAGCATTTTTTCAACATTAATAACCGATCTAGCTCCGCCAACTACTAGAAAGCGAGCAGATTTTACTTCAGACTTGCTAACTATTGCGGTAAGTTGATCGGGCTTTAATCTGCCAACTTGAACGTGATACTTACAGCCTTTTTGCTCTAAATCTTTAAAATAAGAATCAAAATACATTTCCTGCTCGTTAGTGACCGTCCAAATAAGTGAAATAGAACGAGTTTGATAGTACTTAGCAGCTATATTTAAAAGTGGAGCAACACCTGTCCCCATTCCGATTAATACGAGTGGTTCGTCGCTGCTTTTTACAATTGCATCAAAACGTCCAAATGGTCCTTCAGCTTTAACTGGACTGCCAAGTTTCAAAGCCGAAAGCTTGCGAGTATAATCTCCTAATTCGCGGACCGTCAAAACTACTTGATCAGATTGATCAGGTTGAGAATTTGAAATTGAGAACGGGTGAGCCTCAGTTGAAATATCTTTAAATATAAAAAAGAAATAATCTCCTGCTTTAAACGGTGGTTTATTAGATCCAAAATCGATTACAAGCCGCCGAGTTTGAGAACTTAAGGACGCATTTTCTACTAGTTTTCCCTGCCAATAATTCATTTCTAAGATCCATTTTTTCCACAAGTAACAAGCAAGCGTCAAAACGGTATAAGTATCAAAAACCAACATGAAACCAAGATGGAAATTAATTCGACCAATAAGATGAACGTGCAGCCAAATTGCAATAATGACAATCAAATTTAAACGATGAAGCCAAATTGATAATTGATGTTTGAACACCTTTTCGAATTTTTGCTTTAACTGAGCTGCCCAGCGAAAACGATCGACAAACCAACCTGATAGAAAGATGCTGGCGTATATAATTCCAAAAATAAGCAAATACCATGCAATATTTCCAGTAAGTTGGATCCAATAACCCATTGAGGTCATAAATTGGTGATGAACAAAGGCTAAGATTAAAGAGCCAGCCCCTAGTAATGAATGCACAAAATATAATGAAGGCAGACCAATCAAGCGATCTAACCATCGAGGGCGCGTTGATAACAGCACTTCCGCTAACCACCAACTGTACGCCACCAGCCCGCTATCA
Proteins encoded in this window:
- a CDS encoding cyclophilin-like fold protein gives rise to the protein MTIIVALMVGLLITACTVQSNKHPESSNVSRVHHSKPKKTLLIYYSLTKNTARLANTIGKQPGIESVEIKTKKSYPTTDNDQVNKLVKEKQNKHQFDQLKRVPKNLNQYQKIIIGFPIWSNDMAYPMQSFLAQNKETLSHKVIVPFTTSSMAEASAIRNTEATIRRLVPGVNLQKGLNLASSDLDSKRITSWINQTVLKTPSKKTAITIRTGSEVFKGYLNNSAAAKDFAKHLPQKLNVKNFATGYPEKYAKLPFKLRLNDTKGDDPGKGDLDYNSKNQSLFFYHGRVGKFQELHRIGHINDSKYINFVSSHQEPFEAQIELSN
- a CDS encoding PTS sugar transporter subunit IIA is translated as MFFDKKIINLEVDVQSSTEIITKLANELESKNIVKDSYLEHVLAREEEFPTALDLGDGVGVAIPHTDSEYVNTSQIALATLKQPVSFKSMVNKDLDVKVILVFMIAMSKPHEQSQLLSNLMTFCQNKKAVKELLAVSNANDAYEILNKYDLN
- a CDS encoding ribulose-phosphate 3-epimerase; this translates as MIKIAASLHSGPKINLEKILNEFSHADIDFLHIDVMDGHFVPEIDFGEGIVKEISSFSDIPLDIHMMVENPELLINNYSLPTTEVIGIHVEATPHIHRALTTIKSLHKKAEVIINPDTPVSTIIPVLNIVDQVLVMSVDPGTSGAKFIDSTLERVNLLNELRQKNNYNYLIEADGSIDDRNIKGLIDTGLDVAVSGSFIFKDNVEKQILKLKNI
- a CDS encoding MFS transporter; its protein translation is MELSKNRKNLLVLILALGTFGVTNTEMGIMGILPIISRQYNVSIATAGGLVSYFALIIAICGPFLPALLARFNKKKIMLLAIGLFVVSCLASAFITDFKLLLLARLLPAFLHPVFVSYAMSTAALIADNNAESSRFVSRVFMGVSAGMVLGVPLANLIASLGSFRLVMLTFAAINTLILIACAVYLISIKDQNTQSFKAQMKALIQPQTLIGIVTIICLNGAVFGFYSYLSDFLEKVSLLSAVVISALLLVYGLANVLGNGLAGSLLASNPHKVLVDLPIVMLVPYLIIYFLNQNLFLSFILILIMGTFAGIDQNLNQYIMNDALKESPDLANGLFITGANLGTTFGSMIAGKFITTWGTKSSLLATEILLVIAIVIIMLNPYFKKKKNS
- a CDS encoding LysR family transcriptional regulator produces the protein MEIRVLQYFLAVVEEKNISRASQKLHVSQPNVSRQLRELEEELGITLFDRGGRQIELTESGEYLANQARQILSLVNKTEDNLQNPGELTGTLTIGSGESQTIMSIIEVIKSMRSLYPRIKVNLVSNNADEVQKNLLTGLFDFGVVMEPNDKQKFEFISLPGDVEWGLLVRNDSPLAKKKHLNPPDFNNLELIISQQRGVETLLKDWLGTSQAHYKIIATYNLLYNASLLVAAGMGAALAFNGIINTRGSNLKFIPLNPRQTAQSSLIWSRSTTLSNVGKVFLKQVKESLGK
- a CDS encoding FAD-binding oxidoreductase, producing MLKKHPVALELVWFICLILFPLPLILLLNTEMSTTTGTQILIIDSGLVAYSWWLAEVLLSTRPRWLDRLIGLPSLYFVHSLLGAGSLILAFVHHQFMTSMGYWIQLTGNIAWYLLIFGIIYASIFLSGWFVDRFRWAAQLKQKFEKVFKHQLSIWLHRLNLIVIIAIWLHVHLIGRINFHLGFMLVFDTYTVLTLACYLWKKWILEMNYWQGKLVENASLSSQTRRLVIDFGSNKPPFKAGDYFFFIFKDISTEAHPFSISNSQPDQSDQVVLTVRELGDYTRKLSALKLGSPVKAEGPFGRFDAIVKSSDEPLVLIGMGTGVAPLLNIAAKYYQTRSISLIWTVTNEQEMYFDSYFKDLEQKGCKYHVQVGRLKPDQLTAIVSKSEVKSARFLVVGGARSVINVEKMLRKIGVQRKNIFDERLTM